One window of Cupriavidus oxalaticus genomic DNA carries:
- a CDS encoding cobaltochelatase CobT-related protein — protein MTTASAAQQLRRRQRQDELSGAAVRALTGDAALHFRDGQLWRAMRPVPQHAPHLRTDPGTDTAACLRGAADGAALRQAHSDAALHRSLCPADPVERLLFELLEQLRCETHLPRGMAGVAANLRHGFMAWSRAFHRSGLTEGHLGILLYTVAQVAWSRLSGEPVLEETEDLIEATRAAIVPVLGTALAGLRAQRRDQSAFAVHALALARAVGDMVRSEAPRAGEDDDNAVSSARAGFALWLDFDEPPAEAFALADSGHSRVLADAADGYRIFTTRYDREVRAATLVRRALLDEYRTRLDARIARAGVNVARLARKLRAALAQPRVDGWSFGEESGRIDGRRLAQLVSSPAERRLFRREAHKAHADCVVGFLVDCSGSMKARAEPLTLLLDLLARALDQAGVATEVLGFTTNAWNGGRARADWLARGRPAHPGRLNETCHMVFKDAARSWRRARTDMTALLKADLFREGMDGEAVEWACARLHATGKARRILLVVSDGSPMDTATGLANDACYLDNHLKAVVARHEALRDVEVLGLGVGLDLSPYYRHTLALDLTQPVDMAMLDEVAGLIAARRR, from the coding sequence ATGACCACGGCGTCGGCAGCGCAGCAGCTGCGCCGGCGCCAGCGGCAGGACGAACTCTCCGGTGCCGCCGTGCGCGCGCTGACCGGCGACGCGGCGCTGCATTTCCGCGACGGCCAGCTCTGGCGCGCGATGCGGCCGGTGCCGCAGCATGCGCCGCACCTGCGCACCGATCCGGGCACTGACACGGCTGCCTGCCTGCGCGGCGCCGCCGACGGCGCGGCACTGCGGCAGGCGCATTCCGATGCCGCGCTGCACCGCAGCCTCTGCCCCGCCGATCCGGTCGAGCGCCTGCTCTTCGAGCTGCTCGAGCAGCTGCGCTGCGAGACCCACCTGCCGCGCGGCATGGCCGGCGTGGCAGCCAACCTGCGGCACGGCTTCATGGCGTGGTCGCGCGCGTTCCATCGCTCGGGGTTGACCGAGGGCCATCTCGGCATCCTGCTCTACACGGTGGCGCAGGTGGCGTGGTCGCGCCTGAGCGGCGAGCCGGTGCTGGAAGAGACCGAAGACCTGATCGAGGCCACGCGCGCCGCCATCGTTCCCGTGCTGGGCACGGCGCTGGCCGGCCTGCGCGCGCAGCGCCGCGACCAGTCCGCGTTTGCCGTGCATGCGCTGGCGCTGGCGCGTGCCGTCGGGGACATGGTCCGCAGCGAAGCGCCGCGTGCCGGCGAGGACGACGACAACGCCGTTTCATCGGCACGCGCGGGCTTTGCGCTGTGGCTCGATTTCGACGAACCGCCCGCTGAAGCCTTCGCGCTTGCCGACAGCGGCCACAGCCGCGTGCTGGCCGACGCAGCCGATGGCTACCGTATCTTCACCACGCGCTACGACCGCGAAGTGCGCGCCGCCACGCTGGTGCGGCGCGCCTTGCTCGATGAGTACCGCACGCGTCTGGACGCACGCATCGCCCGCGCGGGCGTCAACGTGGCGCGGCTCGCGCGCAAGCTGCGCGCCGCGCTGGCGCAGCCGCGCGTTGATGGCTGGTCCTTCGGCGAGGAAAGCGGCCGCATCGACGGACGCCGGCTGGCGCAACTTGTCAGCTCGCCCGCCGAACGGCGCCTGTTCCGCCGCGAAGCGCACAAGGCGCACGCCGATTGCGTGGTGGGCTTCCTGGTGGATTGCTCGGGATCGATGAAGGCGCGGGCGGAGCCGCTGACTTTGCTGCTCGACCTGCTGGCGCGTGCCCTCGACCAGGCCGGCGTGGCCACGGAGGTGCTGGGCTTCACCACCAACGCCTGGAACGGCGGGCGCGCCCGCGCCGACTGGCTCGCGCGCGGCCGGCCGGCGCACCCCGGCCGGCTCAACGAAACCTGTCACATGGTGTTCAAGGATGCCGCGCGCAGCTGGCGCCGTGCGCGCACCGACATGACTGCCTTGCTCAAGGCCGACCTGTTCCGCGAAGGCATGGACGGCGAGGCGGTGGAGTGGGCCTGCGCCCGGCTCCACGCCACCGGCAAGGCGCGCCGCATCCTGCTGGTGGTGTCCGACGGTAGCCCGATGGACACCGCCACAGGGCTGGCCAACGATGCGTGTTATCTCGACAACCACCTCAAGGCCGTCGTGGCGCGGCATGAGGCGTTGCGTGATGTGGAGGTGCTGGGGCTGGGGGTTGGGCTGGATCTCAGCCCGTATTACCGGCACACGCTGGCGCTGGACCTGACGCAGCCGGTGGACATGGCGATGCTGGACGAGGTGGCGGGGTTGATCGCCGCGCGGCGGCGCTGA
- a CDS encoding nuclear transport factor 2 family protein gives MSDRNTAAGIELLQAFNDAWNRHDLDALMGFMADDCAFHGVAGSELLGRSFIGRDAVREGFQLAWQTFPDAQWVDGEHFVVGDRGVSESTFKGTRADGARIEARMVDVFTFRDGKIAVKNAYRKDRPPVVAPVVAAQA, from the coding sequence ATGTCCGATCGCAACACCGCCGCCGGCATCGAACTGCTGCAAGCCTTCAATGACGCCTGGAACCGCCATGACCTCGACGCCCTGATGGGCTTCATGGCCGATGACTGCGCCTTCCACGGCGTGGCCGGCAGCGAACTGCTCGGCCGCAGCTTTATCGGCCGCGACGCCGTGCGCGAAGGCTTCCAGCTCGCCTGGCAGACCTTCCCCGACGCGCAATGGGTCGATGGCGAGCATTTCGTCGTGGGCGACCGCGGCGTCAGCGAATCCACCTTCAAAGGCACCCGCGCCGACGGCGCCCGCATCGAGGCGCGCATGGTCGACGTCTTCACCTTCCGCGACGGCAAGATCGCCGTGAAGAACGCCTACCGCAAGGACCGCCCGCCCGTGGTTGCGCCCGTAGTGGCAGCGCAAGCCTGA
- a CDS encoding PLP-dependent aminotransferase family protein, giving the protein MSLKSPATMWFQLFQQHALSGLSLQGKIRQMLVSAILDEQLPQGEPLPSSRELSAQLRVARNTVVLAYQQLVDEGYLVARERSGYFVNPGILGTRVSGVASLRGEPVPARGGEPDWERRFVFRPTQQRNIVKRANWRDYPYPFIYGQYDPTLFPTADWRECCLKALSVLDIHDWAQDMILRDDESLVQQIRTRVLPRRGVWAGADEIVVTVGAQQALYLLADLLVSPDTPVGIEDPGYPDARNIFGSHTSHLVPLAVDGDGLVLSDAQRACDYVYVTPSHQCPTTVTMPLARRQALLRQAEEADFVLIEDDYESESRFEGDPTPTLKSLDRSNRVIYVGSLSKSLAPGLRIGYVVGPAPLIAELRAARRLMLRHPSAYIQRAFSLFLSLGHYDAHLRRLSAAHRERAEAVLAALATHMPDFRPVPIAGGASCWIEGPPWLDANALARLAELQGVLIEPGSVFFMEEPAPRNVFRLGYSSISLDRIEPGIRVLAGVARELQATPGGAGAAVADATVTSRARPAA; this is encoded by the coding sequence ATGAGCCTCAAGTCTCCCGCCACCATGTGGTTCCAGCTGTTCCAGCAGCACGCCCTGTCCGGACTGAGCCTGCAGGGCAAGATCCGCCAGATGCTGGTGTCGGCGATCCTCGACGAGCAGCTGCCGCAGGGCGAACCGCTGCCGAGCAGCCGCGAGCTGTCCGCGCAGCTGCGCGTGGCGCGCAACACCGTGGTGCTGGCGTACCAGCAGCTGGTCGATGAAGGCTACCTGGTGGCGCGCGAACGCAGCGGCTATTTCGTCAATCCCGGGATCCTTGGCACGCGCGTCAGCGGCGTAGCCTCGCTGCGCGGCGAGCCGGTGCCGGCGCGCGGCGGCGAACCGGACTGGGAGCGGCGCTTCGTGTTCCGCCCCACGCAGCAGCGCAATATCGTCAAGCGCGCCAACTGGCGCGACTACCCGTACCCGTTCATCTACGGCCAGTACGACCCCACGCTGTTCCCCACTGCCGACTGGCGCGAATGCTGCCTGAAGGCGCTCAGCGTGCTCGACATCCACGACTGGGCCCAGGACATGATCCTGCGCGACGACGAGTCGCTGGTGCAGCAGATCCGCACCCGCGTGCTGCCGCGCCGCGGCGTCTGGGCCGGCGCCGACGAGATCGTGGTCACCGTGGGCGCGCAGCAGGCGCTGTACCTGCTGGCCGACCTGCTGGTCAGCCCCGATACGCCGGTCGGCATCGAAGATCCCGGCTATCCGGATGCGCGCAATATCTTCGGCTCGCATACCTCGCACCTGGTACCGCTGGCGGTCGATGGCGACGGACTGGTGCTGTCCGACGCGCAGCGCGCGTGCGACTACGTCTATGTCACGCCCAGCCACCAGTGCCCCACCACCGTGACCATGCCGCTGGCGCGCCGGCAGGCGCTGCTGCGCCAGGCCGAGGAAGCGGACTTCGTGCTGATCGAGGACGACTACGAAAGCGAGAGCCGCTTCGAGGGCGACCCCACGCCCACGCTCAAGAGCCTGGACCGCAGCAATCGCGTGATCTACGTCGGCAGCCTGTCCAAGAGCCTGGCGCCGGGGCTGCGCATCGGCTATGTGGTCGGGCCGGCGCCGCTGATCGCCGAGCTGCGCGCGGCGCGGCGGCTGATGCTGCGGCACCCTTCGGCGTATATCCAGCGCGCGTTCTCGCTGTTCCTGTCGCTGGGCCACTATGACGCGCACCTGCGGCGCCTGTCGGCGGCGCACCGCGAGCGCGCCGAGGCGGTGCTGGCGGCGCTGGCCACGCATATGCCCGATTTCCGTCCGGTGCCGATCGCCGGCGGCGCGTCCTGCTGGATCGAAGGGCCGCCCTGGCTCGACGCCAACGCGCTCGCGCGGCTGGCCGAGCTGCAGGGCGTGCTGATCGAGCCCGGCAGCGTCTTCTTCATGGAGGAGCCGGCGCCTCGCAACGTGTTCCGGCTGGGCTACTCCTCGATCTCGCTGGACCGCATCGAGCCCGGCATCCGCGTGCTGGCGGGTGTCGCGCGTGAACTGCAGGCCACCCCCGGCGGCGCCGGCGCAGCCGTAGCGGACGCCACCGTCACGTCCCGCGCCCGCCCGGCGGCCTGA
- a CDS encoding PAAR domain-containing protein, whose amino-acid sequence MVDNRCALRNGDKTSTNGVLIATGRSVFHRDAIVGVEGDHATCPACKAGGPVMNDCYPAFDIDGKQVLVTGARVHCKCAINPIVTHSRSDFVIEVNRSGRQALLRPEASPLASSKPAQPASADYDEQVRLVDEITQKPLAGVAYVIDVSDGTSYSGHTDEDGFCQRIMTAKAETLTIYTGDDAEPRM is encoded by the coding sequence ATGGTCGATAATCGCTGCGCGCTCCGAAACGGAGACAAGACCAGTACGAACGGCGTGCTTATCGCGACAGGCCGCAGTGTATTCCACCGTGACGCCATCGTAGGTGTAGAAGGCGATCACGCAACATGCCCCGCCTGCAAGGCTGGCGGGCCGGTCATGAACGACTGCTACCCGGCCTTCGATATTGATGGCAAGCAGGTATTAGTAACAGGAGCGCGTGTCCACTGCAAATGCGCTATCAACCCGATCGTCACTCACTCACGCAGCGATTTCGTCATCGAAGTAAACCGGAGTGGTCGGCAGGCATTACTTCGGCCAGAGGCCTCGCCACTGGCCTCGTCAAAACCGGCTCAGCCTGCCTCGGCCGATTATGACGAACAAGTGCGCCTGGTAGATGAAATTACACAGAAACCCTTGGCTGGCGTCGCTTATGTCATTGATGTGTCGGACGGGACCAGCTACAGCGGCCACACCGACGAAGACGGTTTCTGCCAACGCATCATGACAGCAAAGGCTGAAACGCTGACGATTTATACTGGTGACGATGCCGAGCCACGGATGTAA
- a CDS encoding IclR family transcriptional regulator, translated as MNDMRFAKSDAKPDGDTPALRLFGLLEVIAEKDQSFNLQALVEETGLPKPTLHRMLQQLEAAGLIQRNGDGRQYGTGLRLRRLAENLLLNSTSHGARHMVLRRLVEEVGESCNLTAFSGGEVLYLDRVETAAPLRFYLHPGSRVPAHCSATGKLFLAQLAPAQRQRLLAHAELERYTQNTLTDHAQLEAELERVKRDGYALDDEEFLPGLVCIGVLVPAVDGGKSNLGLALQAPVMRVARDKVVQLLPALQRAASALAAIEAESASSWHGGADSAEEDE; from the coding sequence ATGAACGATATGCGCTTCGCCAAAAGTGACGCCAAGCCCGACGGAGACACGCCGGCACTGCGTTTGTTCGGCCTGCTCGAAGTCATCGCGGAGAAGGACCAGTCCTTCAACCTGCAGGCGCTGGTGGAAGAAACCGGCCTGCCCAAGCCAACGCTGCACCGCATGCTGCAGCAGCTCGAGGCGGCGGGGCTGATCCAGCGCAACGGCGACGGGCGGCAATACGGCACCGGCCTGCGGCTGCGCCGGCTGGCGGAGAACCTGTTGCTCAACAGCACCTCGCACGGCGCGCGCCACATGGTGCTGCGGCGGCTGGTGGAAGAGGTGGGCGAGAGCTGCAACCTGACCGCGTTCTCGGGCGGCGAAGTGCTGTACCTGGACCGCGTGGAAACCGCGGCGCCGCTGCGCTTCTACCTGCATCCGGGCTCGCGCGTGCCGGCGCACTGCTCCGCCACCGGCAAGCTGTTCCTGGCGCAGCTGGCGCCGGCGCAGCGGCAGCGGCTGCTGGCCCATGCGGAGCTGGAGCGGTACACGCAGAACACGCTGACCGACCACGCGCAGCTGGAAGCGGAACTGGAGCGCGTGAAGCGCGACGGCTACGCGCTGGATGACGAGGAGTTCCTGCCCGGGCTGGTCTGCATCGGCGTGCTGGTCCCGGCCGTGGACGGCGGCAAGTCCAACCTCGGGCTGGCGCTGCAGGCCCCGGTCATGCGCGTGGCGCGCGACAAGGTGGTGCAGCTGTTGCCGGCGCTGCAGCGCGCGGCCAGCGCGCTGGCGGCAATCGAGGCCGAAAGCGCCAGCAGCTGGCATGGCGGCGCGGATAGCGCCGAAGAGGACGAATAG
- a CDS encoding NAD(P)/FAD-dependent oxidoreductase, translated as MEAVVPRSSLGGEHTTAPSRPYDPAYDPLHTPTPGQGREYAPTYWIGTAGTPPADDGPITHDIDVDVAIIGSGFTGLTCAIFLAQQYGIKATVLEANRVSWGCSTRNGGQAQCASGRLKRSQWIQRYGLDTALRLHEEVCDGMETFKGLIKDIDCDPQPGGHLYIAHRDKVMPGLEKEAKILREVFNYDARILDASTVRREYVDDKEAAGAMHEPEGIGIHAGKLAFGYLRRARELGAKVHPSSPVTGWETRNGVHYLRTPGGIVRARAVGVATGGYTSQSLHRQLKNRLFPILSNSIVTRPLTPDEIAACNFRTTQVITDTRILRHYYRLMPDGRLQIGSRSAITGNDAPQDQYKQKLIADMYRKFPALRGIQIDYSWWGWVDVSHDMMPRITQPDPSQSIYYAMGYGGNGVMYSAQAGKRLAALIAGKESSLPQLPIFRSPLPFPNVLEMAESRMFAPFRRMGQRALYHWYHWKDDVF; from the coding sequence ATGGAAGCCGTAGTCCCCCGCAGTTCCCTGGGCGGCGAGCACACGACCGCGCCGTCGCGTCCGTACGACCCCGCCTACGACCCGCTGCATACCCCCACCCCCGGACAGGGCCGCGAGTACGCGCCCACCTACTGGATCGGCACCGCCGGCACGCCGCCCGCCGACGACGGCCCGATCACCCATGACATCGACGTCGACGTGGCCATCATCGGCTCGGGCTTCACCGGCCTGACCTGCGCGATCTTCCTGGCGCAGCAGTACGGCATCAAGGCCACCGTGCTCGAAGCCAACCGCGTCAGCTGGGGCTGCAGCACGCGCAACGGCGGCCAGGCGCAATGCGCGTCGGGGCGCCTCAAGCGTTCGCAGTGGATCCAGCGCTATGGGCTGGACACCGCGCTGCGCCTGCATGAAGAGGTCTGCGACGGCATGGAGACCTTCAAGGGGCTGATCAAGGACATCGACTGCGATCCGCAGCCGGGCGGCCACCTGTATATCGCGCACCGCGACAAGGTGATGCCCGGGCTGGAAAAGGAAGCAAAAATCCTGCGGGAAGTCTTCAACTACGACGCGCGCATCCTCGATGCCAGCACCGTGCGGCGCGAATACGTCGACGACAAGGAAGCCGCGGGCGCCATGCACGAGCCCGAGGGCATCGGCATCCACGCCGGCAAGCTGGCTTTCGGCTACCTGCGCCGCGCGCGCGAGCTGGGCGCCAAGGTGCATCCGTCCAGCCCCGTGACCGGCTGGGAAACGCGCAACGGCGTCCACTACCTGCGCACTCCCGGCGGCATCGTGCGCGCCCGCGCCGTGGGCGTGGCCACTGGCGGCTACACCTCGCAGTCGCTGCACCGCCAGCTCAAGAACCGGCTGTTTCCGATCCTGTCAAACTCGATCGTCACGCGCCCGCTGACCCCCGACGAAATTGCCGCGTGTAACTTCCGCACCACGCAGGTCATCACCGACACGCGCATCCTGCGCCACTACTACCGGCTGATGCCCGACGGCCGCCTGCAGATCGGCAGCCGCAGCGCCATCACCGGCAACGACGCGCCGCAGGACCAGTACAAGCAGAAGCTGATCGCCGACATGTACCGCAAGTTCCCGGCGCTGCGCGGCATCCAGATCGACTACTCGTGGTGGGGCTGGGTCGATGTCAGCCACGACATGATGCCGCGTATCACGCAGCCGGACCCGTCGCAATCGATCTACTACGCGATGGGGTATGGCGGCAATGGCGTGATGTACTCCGCGCAGGCGGGCAAGCGGCTGGCGGCGCTGATCGCCGGCAAGGAGTCGTCGCTGCCGCAGCTGCCGATCTTCCGCTCGCCGCTGCCGTTCCCGAACGTGCTCGAGATGGCGGAGTCGCGGATGTTCGCGCCGTTCCGCCGGATGGGGCAGCGGGCGCTGTATCACTGGTATCACTGGAAGGATGATGTGTTTTGA
- a CDS encoding amino acid permease — MIQQPESGNGLSHGLKQRHMTMIALGGVIGAGLFVGSGVVIKSAGPGAVLSFLITGLLVVLVMRMLGEMACALPGTGGFYEYAREAWRDRPRVGNLAGFLTGWMYWYFWVIVVALEAVAGADLVRYWLPDVPNWIISLVLLVMLTLTNLVSVKSFGEFEFWFASIKVAAIIVFLFVAGVYVLGLAPGAHGMQVANLTANGGFMPNGIVPVLTGAVAATGFYFGAEIVTIAAAETAEPQKAVAKATSSVITRVLVFYVGSILLVVCLVPWNSNSIATPYVSALNVMGVPAAAQIMNAIVLTAVLSALNSGLYASSRMLFALTRRGDAPQSLARVSRNGVPVRAILVATLFGYGAVVMSYVSPDTVFAFLVNSYGTVAIFVYILIAISQLRLRSRLEREAPGLLRVRMWCFPYLTYVAILGMLGIVIAMAFIPDQRTPLALGVISLLILLIAYGARQLFRRGAEPVVPLAEMPRPDLHKY, encoded by the coding sequence ATGATCCAACAACCCGAGTCCGGCAACGGACTATCCCACGGCCTCAAGCAACGCCACATGACCATGATCGCGCTTGGCGGCGTGATCGGCGCCGGCCTTTTTGTCGGCAGCGGCGTCGTCATCAAGTCGGCCGGCCCCGGCGCGGTCCTTTCCTTCCTGATCACCGGCCTGCTGGTCGTGCTGGTCATGCGCATGCTGGGCGAGATGGCGTGCGCGCTGCCCGGCACAGGCGGCTTCTACGAGTATGCGCGCGAAGCCTGGCGCGACCGCCCCAGGGTGGGCAACCTCGCCGGCTTCCTGACCGGCTGGATGTACTGGTACTTCTGGGTCATCGTGGTGGCGCTCGAAGCCGTCGCCGGCGCCGACCTGGTGCGCTACTGGCTGCCGGACGTGCCCAACTGGATCATCAGCCTGGTGCTGCTGGTGATGCTGACGCTGACCAACCTGGTGTCGGTCAAGTCGTTCGGCGAGTTCGAATTCTGGTTCGCCTCGATCAAGGTCGCGGCAATCATCGTGTTCCTGTTCGTCGCAGGCGTGTACGTGCTGGGTCTCGCTCCCGGCGCCCACGGCATGCAGGTGGCCAACCTGACCGCCAACGGCGGCTTCATGCCGAACGGCATCGTGCCGGTGCTGACCGGCGCGGTCGCGGCCACCGGCTTCTACTTCGGCGCCGAGATCGTCACCATCGCCGCCGCCGAGACCGCCGAGCCGCAGAAGGCGGTGGCCAAGGCCACCAGCTCGGTGATCACGCGCGTGCTGGTGTTCTATGTCGGCTCGATCCTGCTAGTGGTATGCCTGGTGCCGTGGAACTCCAACAGCATCGCCACGCCGTACGTCAGCGCGCTGAACGTGATGGGCGTTCCCGCCGCCGCGCAGATCATGAACGCGATCGTGCTGACCGCGGTGCTGTCGGCGCTCAACTCCGGCCTGTACGCTTCGTCGCGCATGCTGTTCGCGCTGACCCGCCGCGGCGATGCGCCGCAGTCGCTGGCCCGCGTCAGCCGCAACGGCGTGCCGGTGCGCGCCATCCTGGTGGCCACGCTGTTCGGCTACGGCGCGGTGGTGATGTCCTATGTCTCGCCCGATACGGTGTTCGCCTTCCTGGTCAACTCGTACGGCACCGTCGCCATCTTCGTCTACATCCTGATCGCGATCTCGCAGCTGCGCCTGCGCTCGCGGCTGGAACGCGAGGCGCCGGGCCTGCTGCGCGTGCGCATGTGGTGCTTCCCGTATCTCACCTATGTCGCGATCCTGGGCATGCTGGGCATCGTGATCGCCATGGCCTTTATCCCCGACCAGCGCACGCCGCTTGCGCTGGGGGTCATCAGCCTGCTGATCCTGCTGATTGCCTACGGTGCGCGGCAACTGTTTCGCCGTGGCGCGGAGCCGGTAGTCCCGCTGGCCGAGATGCCAAGGCCCGATCTTCACAAGTATTGA
- a CDS encoding ligase-associated DNA damage response exonuclease has translation MAAAVHQEARLDQPRPFPSEPARPGDLVVARPEGLYCPPGDFYIDPWRPVERAVITHAHSDHARFGHAHYLCSEPGRGVLLARLPGIHLNTLPYGERITHHGVTLSLHPAGHVLGSAQVRLEYGGQVWVASGDYKLEADGTCDPFEPVPCDTFITESTFGLPIYRWPSQATLMAEIFRWWYTDAQAGRASIVYAYSFGKAQRILHGLLHHAGVDGLPGPVIVHGALTTLNAAYADAGVALPPMALASELPPRSPLLRQALVVAPPSAQRSPWLRRFGDASDAFGSGWMQLRGTRRRRGVDRGFALSDHADWPGLLQAISATGAGRIIVTHGNVPVMVRYLNERGWQAQAFETEYGDDDEAVRVEAQAEAVSEASNEEAAP, from the coding sequence ATGGCGGCCGCAGTGCATCAGGAGGCACGCTTGGACCAGCCCCGGCCGTTTCCGTCCGAACCCGCGCGCCCCGGCGACCTGGTCGTCGCCCGGCCCGAAGGGTTGTATTGCCCGCCCGGCGATTTCTATATCGATCCGTGGCGCCCGGTCGAGCGCGCCGTCATCACCCATGCCCACTCCGACCACGCCCGCTTCGGCCATGCGCACTACCTGTGCTCAGAACCAGGCCGCGGCGTGCTGCTGGCGCGCCTGCCCGGCATCCACCTGAACACCCTGCCCTACGGCGAACGCATCACCCACCACGGCGTCACGCTGAGCCTGCATCCGGCCGGGCACGTGCTCGGCTCGGCGCAAGTGCGGCTGGAATATGGCGGCCAGGTCTGGGTGGCCTCCGGCGACTACAAGCTGGAGGCCGACGGCACCTGCGATCCGTTCGAGCCGGTGCCGTGCGATACCTTCATCACCGAAAGCACCTTCGGCCTGCCGATCTACCGCTGGCCGTCGCAGGCAACGCTGATGGCGGAGATCTTCCGCTGGTGGTACACCGATGCGCAGGCTGGCCGCGCCAGCATCGTCTACGCCTACAGCTTCGGCAAGGCGCAGCGCATCCTGCATGGGCTGCTGCACCATGCCGGCGTCGATGGCCTGCCCGGGCCGGTGATCGTGCACGGCGCGCTGACCACGCTCAACGCGGCCTATGCCGACGCCGGCGTGGCGCTGCCGCCGATGGCGCTGGCGTCCGAACTGCCGCCGCGCAGCCCGCTGCTGCGGCAGGCGCTGGTGGTGGCGCCGCCGTCGGCGCAGCGCTCGCCCTGGCTGCGGCGCTTCGGCGATGCGTCCGATGCCTTTGGCAGCGGCTGGATGCAGCTGCGCGGCACGCGCCGGCGCCGCGGCGTCGATCGCGGCTTTGCGCTGTCCGACCACGCCGACTGGCCGGGGCTGCTGCAGGCGATCAGCGCCACCGGCGCGGGCCGCATCATCGTGACCCACGGCAATGTGCCGGTGATGGTGCGCTACCTGAATGAACGCGGCTGGCAGGCGCAGGCGTTCGAGACCGAGTACGGCGACGACGATGAAGCGGTGCGCGTGGAGGCGCAGGCCGAAGCCGTGAGCGAAGCCAGCAACGAAGAAGCCGCCCCATGA
- a CDS encoding AAA family ATPase, with the protein MATNEEHEVTQEQYGKPDRMIPVRAVFGIDSGLMVPAFSLRDDHVPEIDPAYRFHPEVTLAILSGFMRDRRVMVQGLHGSGKSTHIEQVAARLNWPCVRVNLDGHISRLDLVGKDAIVVRDGRQVTEFQEGIVPWALQRPVALIFDEYDAGRPDVMFVIQRILERDGKFTLLDQNRVIRPHPSFRLFATSNTVGLGNVNGLYHGTQLLNHAQIDRWNVVATLDYLPHEEEAGIVLARVPELDNDAGRALVDAMVAMAGLTRRGFAAGDLSALMSPRTVISWAENCQIFRDPGLAFRLTFLNKCDEAERPVVAEYYQRCFGQLPGDPAAVAAASESAR; encoded by the coding sequence ATGGCGACCAACGAGGAGCATGAGGTGACGCAAGAGCAGTATGGCAAGCCGGACCGGATGATTCCGGTGCGCGCGGTGTTCGGCATCGATTCCGGCCTGATGGTGCCGGCCTTCAGCCTGCGCGACGACCACGTACCGGAGATCGACCCGGCCTACCGCTTCCACCCGGAGGTGACGCTGGCGATCCTGTCCGGCTTCATGCGCGACCGGCGCGTGATGGTGCAGGGGCTGCATGGCAGCGGCAAGTCCACCCATATCGAGCAGGTGGCGGCGCGGCTCAACTGGCCGTGCGTGCGCGTCAACCTGGACGGGCATATCAGCCGGCTCGACCTGGTCGGCAAGGACGCCATCGTCGTGCGCGACGGGCGCCAGGTGACCGAGTTCCAGGAAGGCATCGTGCCGTGGGCGCTGCAGCGGCCGGTGGCGCTGATCTTCGATGAATACGACGCGGGCCGTCCCGACGTGATGTTCGTGATCCAGCGCATCCTGGAACGCGATGGCAAATTCACGCTGCTCGACCAGAACCGCGTGATCCGGCCGCATCCGTCGTTCCGGCTGTTCGCCACCTCCAATACCGTGGGGCTCGGCAACGTCAACGGGCTCTATCACGGCACCCAGCTGCTCAACCACGCGCAGATCGACCGCTGGAACGTGGTCGCCACGCTGGACTACCTGCCGCACGAGGAAGAGGCGGGCATCGTGCTCGCGCGCGTGCCCGAGCTGGACAACGATGCCGGCCGCGCGCTGGTCGACGCCATGGTGGCCATGGCGGGGCTGACGCGGCGCGGGTTTGCGGCGGGTGACCTGTCGGCGCTGATGTCGCCGCGCACCGTGATCAGCTGGGCCGAGAACTGCCAGATCTTCCGCGATCCGGGCCTGGCGTTCCGGCTGACCTTCCTGAACAAGTGCGACGAGGCCGAGCGGCCGGTGGTGGCGGAGTATTATCAGCGCTGCTTCGGGCAACTGCCCGGTGACCCCGCCGCGGTTGCGGCAGCGTCGGAGTCCGCGCGATGA